The following proteins come from a genomic window of Lineus longissimus chromosome 18, tnLinLong1.2, whole genome shotgun sequence:
- the LOC135502225 gene encoding leucine-rich repeat-containing protein 74A-like, translating into MFAGTMTTLKVLPHRRSIPRLYVRTPVQRRHDVIIPRIGHRSSKIVRFDDIDDAMSDCSRVSVSSSFTDHAFDPDDDYDFDADDDLLASMNEPNKTLPICEHLYLAACRKYRIIPVQKFYQQLSCSRICLSNTPLGEVGARAIAVAFVRNHDVVTLELSGDDIGPVGAQHLAEVLLENVSIASLDLSDNKFGTEGAIAMAGLLKKNRNLTKVKLAGNNFCEDDAVHFSDALIENNTLEELDLSYNNLSTRGGMVLKNALGENCTLQVLNLRWNHLRKHGALGIADGLKFNVGLRKLDISWNGFGVEGCHYLSQALKVNRTLKELDVSANRIGMLAVKLLLKGLTKSDSLETLKIGTNPLTTDAAIYVLQALDKAEESILTTLDLTNIQVDGVFLHILGKIKEKRTFSVTHGMVMRQDEIKKVSKDDVFDEDDPLSVLFEFMRQKNLRLKDLFGVFDKNGSDSITKAEFRNGFKKFNIPLSRRSLEQLMTQLDKDGDGSVDFCELSEGQRENNRKRLMQRMKRKKRGSKQKDPQEALRLKVQFYLASKDRKDKEEKKRLAEVKAKEKLEREAQASLTKSLDTETLQIAKVYRDIPSEGIAGTAASIAWVEPESTMGNLKVKSEEQLAALLCNNKRFENCLPSTISDNQTAKPIDEQVIVTQEMPKLLDVPDTVGHKKHVTFKLTDSSTFPNKSGHLKTKKKKKRVL; encoded by the exons ATGTTTGCAGGGACGATGACCACACTAAAGGTTCTCCCTCATCGACGTTCCATACCACGTCTGTACGTCAGAACCCCTGTCCAGCGCaggcatgacgtcatcatcccaAGAATTGGGCACAGAAGCTCGAAAATTGTACGATTTGACGACATTGATGATGCAATGAGCGACTGCAGTCGTGTCAGTGTATCGTCGAGCTTCACCGACCATGCGTTTGATCCGGATGATGACTATGACTTCGACGCTGACG ATGACCTACTTGCTTCAATGAACGAACCTAACAAGACGCTTCCAATATGCGAGCATCTCTACCTGGCTGCCTGCAGGAAATACCGCATCATTCCTGTCCAAAAGTTCTACCAGCAGCTGTCGTGTTCAAGGATTTGTCTTAGCAACACTCCTCTTGGGGAGGTGGGGGCGAGGGCAATTGCTGTTGCTTTTGTT AGAAACCATGACGTCGTGACATTAGAACTCAGTGGAGATGACATTGGTCCGGTTGGTGCGCAGCATCTTGCAGAAGTCCTGCTTGAAAATGTTAGCATTGCAAGCTTA GACTTATCAGACAATAAATTTGGTACTGAAGGGGCTATCGCTATGGCTGGTTTGCTTAAAAAGAATCGTAATCTCACCAAAGTGAAATTAGCCGGGAATAACTTCTGTGAAGATGATGCTGTCCATTTTTCAGATGCACTTATT GAAAATAACACATTGGAAGAACTTGATCTCAGCTACAATAACTTGAGCACGCGAGGTGGAATGGTGTTAAAGAATGCATTGG GTGAAAACTGCACCCTTCAAGTATTGAATCTCCGATGGAACCATTTGAGGAAGCATGGGGCATTAGGCATCGCCGATGGTCTCAAG TTCAATGTTGGCCTCCGTAAACTTGACATCTCATGGAATGGATTCGGTGTTGAAGGGTGCCACTACCTTTCTCAAGCGCTGAAAGTCAATAGGACACTGAAGGAGTTGGACGTGTCTGCCAACAGAATAGGAATGTTGGCAGTTAAACTCCTCCTGAAGGGATTGACGAAAAGTGACTCTCTTGAAACATTAAAG ATTGGAACGAATCCGTTGACCACTGATGCTGCCATCTATGTTCTCCAAGCTTTAGATAAGGCAGAGGAAAGCATATTGACCACACTTGATCTAACG AATATTCAAGTTGATGGAGTTTTTCTCCATATCCTGGGAAAAATAAAGGAAAAGCGAACATTCTCCGTGACACACGGAATGGTCATGCGACAGGACGAAATAAAGAAGGTGTCTAAAGATGACGtttttgatgaagatgatccACTAAGTGTGCTGTTTGAGTTCATGAGGCAGAAGAATTTACGACTCAAGGATTTGTTtggtgtttttgataaaaatggaAGCGACTCCATCACCAAGGCTGAGTTTAGGAACGGATTCAAG AAATTTAACATACCTCTGAGTCGACGAAGTTTGGAGCAGCTGATGACCCAACTGGACAAAGATGGCGATGGGTCGGTGGACTTTTG TGAGCTGTCGGAAGGACAGCGAGAAAATAATCGGAAAAGGTTAATGCAGAGAATGAAGAGGAAGAAAAGAGGAAGCAAGCAAAAAGATCCACAGGAGGCTCTTAGGCTAAAG GTGCAATTCTACTTGGCATCAAAGGACAGAAAGgacaaagaagaaaagaaaaggtTGGCTGAGGTGAAGGCAAAAGAAAAGCTTGAAAGAGAGGCTCAGGCAAGTTTAACAAAGTCGTTGGATACGGAAACGCTGCAGATTGCGAAAGTATACAGAGATATACCATCGGAAGGCATAGCTGGTACGGCGGCTAGCATTGCATGGGTCGAACCTGAATCGACCATGGGAAATTTAAAGGTTAAAAGCGAAGAACAACTGGCAGCATTGCTATGCAATAACAAACGATTTGAGAATTGCCTTCCCAGCACAATATCAGACAATCAAACAGCGAAGCCAATAGATGAACAGGTTATTGTAACGCAGGAGATGCCAAAGCTACTTGATGTACCTGATACAGTTGGTCATAAAAAGCATGTGACGTTTAAATTGACGGATTCATCCACCTTTCCTAACAAAAGTGGTCATCTTAAaacgaaaaagaagaaaaagagagTATTATAG
- the LOC135502514 gene encoding uncharacterized protein LOC135502514: protein MELHHTSLGVLILAFAVPSSSVLLNDICANISESLMTPFNIGFPGYPNTASFSAGQSCHCHMSIQERKSFSFSAKNFSTSTKDVLAVKWNRGLRTKVVSEAGKNANITLEHLRDLTLSFTPAKAGSGTMLLGVIGDQKEQINLKCQDTPFDLKNACSNISMILETPFSLNNPGYPESFSFSAGESCHCRMFTVESYGFSVIVKKFETERRDVLALNWYDWNNSTGRKNITSEEAQDVTDLTTNLKDLTLSFRSVKGGSGEFLIEVESERMDVWNESKIQVTMRLDCQDHPFQLKTGYEKKRLHYILYNAIPIGLMAVIGIIVIASLLFVLCFGKVEKTGPHYKLGEVDPTIKIREPLVQSTSDVGYHQGEGASHENKSYVASRL, encoded by the exons ATGGAGTTACATCATACCAGCCTGGGTGTTTTAATTCTGGCGTTTGCAGTACCTTCCTCATCAGTATTATTAAATG ATATCTGTGCTAATATAAGCGAGTCCCTGATGACACCATTTAACATCGGTTTCCCGGGATATCCTAATACAGCTTCCTTCTCTGCCGGGCAGTCATGTCATTGCCACATGTCCATTCAAGAAAGAAAATCCTTCTCTTTTTCCGCGAAGAATTTTAGTACTTCCACGAAGGATGTATTGGCCGTGAAATGGAATAGGGGATTACGGACAAAAGTGGTTTCCGAGGCAGGAAAAAACGCGAACATCACACTGGAGCACCTGCGAGATTTGACGCTGAGCTTCACGCCAGCAAAAGCTGGTTCTGGTACAATGTTGCTCGGAGTTATTGGTGATC AGAAAGAACAGATCAATTTAAAGTGCCAGGATACGCCTTTCGACCTGAAAAATGCCTGCAGTAATATCAGCATGATCCTTGAAACACCCTTTTCTCTTAACAATCCTGGATACCCCGAATCATTTTCATTCTCTGCCGGAGAATCTTGCCATTGTCGAATGTTCACAGTCGAATCGTACGGCTTCTCAGTAATCGTAAAGAAGTTTGAGACGGAAAGGCGCGATGTTTTAGCATTGAATTGGTATGATTGGAACAACAGCACGGGAAGAAAAAACATCACATCTGAGGAAGCCCAAGATGTCACTGACCTCACAACTAATTTAAAAGATCTGACGCTAAGTTTTCGATCAGTGAAAGGTGGATCGGGTGAATTCCTGATCGAAGTTGAGAGCGAGCGCATGGATGTAtggaatgaaagcaaaa ttcaagTTACCATGAGACTGGACTGTCAAGACCACCCATTCCAACTCAAAACAGGGTATGAGAAAAAAcgattacactacattttgtacAATGCAATCCCTATTGGATTGATGGCTGTCATTGGAATAATCGTCATAGCATCGCTACTTTTCGT ACTGTGTTTCGGTAAGGTGGAGAAGACAGGCCCACACTACAAACTGGGAGAGGTGGACCCTACTATAAAGATTAGGGAACCTTTAGTCCAATCGACATCCGACGTTGGATATCATCAAGGCGAAGGCGCCTCACACGAGAACAAGAGTTACGTGGCCAGTCGATTGTAG